A section of the Oreochromis niloticus isolate F11D_XX linkage group LG9, O_niloticus_UMD_NMBU, whole genome shotgun sequence genome encodes:
- the riok3 gene encoding serine/threonine-protein kinase RIO3, whose translation MDQSGVTTQTPKSPWGSAAPAAPACSLSEVMSEQLAKQLDEENAVFPALSDPAAELLLADEAPDTASDLMLAQMLQMQFDREFDDQLRREEKKFNGDSKVSISFENYRMVHPYDDSDSSEDEVDWQDTRHDPYRADKPQTTPRKGFTGKGKNITTKHDEVTCGRKNTARMDNFAPEVHVGDGLGMDLKLSNQVFNSLKRHCYSEQRRSARLHEKKEHSTAEQAVDPRTRLLMYKMVNAGVLENINGCISTGKESVVFHADGGSLEEQPVPDEVVLKVFKTTLNEFKNRDRYIKDDYRFKDRFSKLNPRKIIRLWAEKEMHNLGRMKKAEIPCPEVVLLKKHILVMSFIGKDHIPAPKLKDAMLNSEDLKNAYYQVLHMMQQLYQECNLVHADLSEYNMLWHEGKVWLIDVSQSVEPTHPHGLEFLFRDCRNVSTFFQKRGVSEAMSTYDLFNAVTGLNIPVGTEDEAEFMAEIVALEKRNEDHIQKRGKKTFPVTSEDGGPPLEPDADD comes from the exons TCCTGCAGCCGAGCTGCTGCTGGCCGACGAAGCCCCCGACACCGCCAGCGACCTGATGCTCGCCCAGATGCTGCAGATGCAGTTTGACCGCGAGTTCGACGACCAGCTGCGGCGCGAGGAGAAGAAGTTCAACGGGGACAGCAAAG TGTCCATCTCCTTCGAGAACTACCGCATGGTCCATCCGTACGACGACAGCGACAGCTCTGAGGATGAGGTCGACTGGCAGGACACGAGACACGACCCCTACAGAGCCG ACAAACCTCAGACCACACCGAGGAAAGGCTTCACGGGGAAGGGGAAAAACATCACCACCAAACATGACGAAGTGACCTGCGGCCGCAAGAACACGGCACGCATGGACAAC TTTGCCCCGGAGGTCCACGTCGGTGACGGTCTGGGGATGGACCTGAAGCTGTCCAATCAGGTGTTTAACTCCCTGAAGCGGCACTGCTACAGCGAGCAGAGACGCAGCGCCAGGCTGCACGAGAAGAAGGAGCACTCCACCGCC GAGCAAGCCGTGGACCCTCGCACTCGCCTGCTGATGTACAAGATGGTGAACGCCGGCGTGCTGGAAAACATCAACGGCTGCATCAGCACCGGGAAGGAGTCTGTGGTCTTCCACGCCGATGGAGGGAG cctgGAGGAGCAGCCCGTCCCGGACGAGGTGGTGCTGAAGGTGTTTAAAACGACGCTGAACGAGTTCAAGAACAGAGACCGCTACATCAAAGACGACTATCGCTTCAAGGACCGCTTCAGCAAACTGAACCCACGCAAGATCATCCGGCTGTGGGCCGAGAAGGAGATGCACAACCTGGGCAG GATGAAGAAGGCCGAGATCCCGTGTCCGGAGGTGGTCCTGCTGAAGAAACACATCCTGGTGATGTCGTTCATCGGCAAAGACCACATCCCCGCCCCCAAACTCAAAGACGCCATGCTGAACTCAGAGGACCTCAAGAACGCCTACTACCAAGTCCTCCAC ATGATGCAGCAGCTGTATCAGGAGTGTAATCTGGTTCACGCCGACCTCAGCGAATACAACATGCTGTGGCACGAAGGGAAG GTGTGGCTGATTGACGTGAGTCAGTCCGTGGAGCCCACCCACCCCCACGGTCTGGAGTTCCTCTTCAGAGACTGCAGGAACGTTTCCACG TTCTTCCAGAAGAGAGGCGTGAGCGAGGCGATGAGCACCTACGACCTTTTCAACGCCGTGACCGGCCTGAACATCCCCGTGGGCACCGAGGACGAGGCCGAGTTCATGGCAGAG ATCGTGGCGCTGGAGAAGAGGAACGAAGACCACATCCAGAAACGAGGCAAGAAAACCTTCCCGGTGACCTCGGAGGACGGCGGTCCCCCTTTAGAGCCCGACGCCGATGACTAA
- the rmc1 gene encoding regulator of MON1-CCZ1 complex, translating into MAEEHYLELSENPVQFEHASSVNNVFFDEANKQVFAVRSGGATGVVVKGPDDKSSVAFRMDDKGEVKCIKFSIGNKILAVQRTSKSVDFINFIPDYPHTEFSQECKTKNANILGFCWTNWNEIVFITDQGIEFYQVFPDKRSLKLLKSQSINVNWYQYCPETAVILLSTTVQGNILQPFAFRNGTMCKMSKFEIELPVVPKPAKLSLSERDIAMATMYGQLYVMYLKHHSRTANSPSAEVVLYHLSREGSCKKSHVLKLNTTGKFALNIVDNLVVVHHQSSQTSLIFDIKLKEPDCALNIHQPVLPARSIHPYRIPLSGPAVVPSQPPVPCQLYSSSWSVFQPDIIISASEGYLWYLQVKLPPTVNLLQDKGKLMDFLLRRRECKMVILSVCSQILEVGEKGSLPVVATVFDKLNQVYKDYLEAEQSYTQAMESGPSRGSAAQKRPVRTQAVIDQSDMYTHVLSSFTERKGVSHKFIIAVLMEYIRSLNQFQITVQHYLYELVIKTLVQHNLFYMLHQFLQYHVLSDSKPLACLLLSLESTYPPAHQLSLDMLKRLSTANDEIIEVLLSKQQVLGALRFIRSVGGHDNASARKFLDAARQTGDQMLFYTVFRSFQQRNQRLRGSPAFNPGEHCEEHVAHFKQLFGEQALMKPSTV; encoded by the exons ATGGCCGAGGAGCATTACCTGGAGCTGAGCGAGAACCCCGTGCAGTTCGAACATGCCTCGAGCGTCAACAACGTCTTCTTCGACGAGGCCAACAAGCAG GTGTTCGCGGTGCGTTCAGGTGGAGCCACCGGCGTGGTGGTTAAAGGTCCTGATGACAAGAGCAGCGTCGCCTTCAG GATGGACGATAAAGGAGAAGTGAAATGCATCAAGTTCTCCATCGGTAACAAGATCCTGGCTGTGCAGAGAACCTCCAAGTCTGTG GATTTCATCAACTTCATCCCCGACTACCCGCACACAGAGTTCAGTCAGGAGTGTAAG ACGAAGAACGCCAACATATTAGGTTTCTGTTGGACCAACTGGAACGAGATCGTCTTCATAACCGACCAGGGAATCGAGTTTTACCAG GTGTTTCCAGACAAGCGCAGCCTGAAGCTGCTGAAGAGTCAGAGCATCAACGTGAACTGGTACCAGTACTGCCCTGAGACCGCCGTCATCCTGCTGTCCACCACCGTGCAGGGGAACATCCTGCAACCCTTCGCCTTCAGG AACGGGACCATGTGCAAGATGTCCAAGTTTGAGATCGAGCTGCCCGTCGTCCCCAAACCTGCCAAACTCAGCCTGTCAGAGAGAGACATCGCCATGGCAACCAT gtatGGTCAGCTGTACGTGATGTACCTGAAGCATCACTCGAGGACGGCCAACAGTCCCAGTGCAGAGGTGGTGCTGTACCACCTGTCCAG GGAGGGTTCCTGTAAGAAGAGTCACGTGCTGAAGCTGAACACGACGGGCAAGTTTGCTCTGAACATCGTCGACAACCTGGTGGTGGTTCATCACCAGAGCTCGCAG ACGTCGCTGATCTTCGACATCAAGCTGAAGGAGCCCGACTGTGCCTTGAACATCCACCAGCCCGTCCTGCCTGCCAGGTCCATCCATCCCTACAGGATCCCGCTGTCAG GGCCGGCGGTCGTTCCTTCGCAGCCTCCGGTGCCGTGTCAACTCT ACTCCTCCTCCTGGAGCGTCTTCCAGCCAGACATCATCATCAGCGCCAGCGAAG GTTACCTGTGGTACCTGCAGGTGAAGCTGCCGCCCACAGTCAACCTACTGCAGGACAAAGGCAAACTGATGGACTTCCTGTTACGGCGCAGAGAGTGCAAGATGGTCATCCTGTCGGTCTGCTCGCAGA TTCTGGAGGTCGGCGAGAAGGGAAGTCTTCCTGTTGTGGCGACCGTGTTCGACAAACTCAACCAGGTGTACAAAGATTACCTGGAGGCGGAGCAGAGCTACACTCAG GCGATGGAGTCCGGACCGAGCCGAGGAAGCGCCGCCCAGAAGCGTCCGGTCAGAACTCAGGCCGTCATCGACCAGTCAGACATGTACACGCACGTCCTGTCCTCGTTCACGGAGAGGAAG GGCGTCTCCCACAAGTTCATCATCGCCGTGCTGATGGAGTACATCCGCTCTCTGAACCAGTTCCAGATCACCGTCCAG CATTACCTGTACGAGCTGGTGATCAAGACGCTGGTGCAACACAACCTGTTCTACATGCTGCACCAGTTCCTGCAGTACCACGTCCTCAGCGACTCCAAACCTCTG GCGtgtttgctgctgtctctggaGAGCACGTACCCACCCGCACACCAGCTGTCCCTGGACATGCTGAAG CGTCTGTCCACTGCCAACGACGAGATCATCGAGGTTCTGCTGTCGAAGCAGCAGGTTCTGGGCGCACTCAGATTCATCCGCAGCGTCG GCGGCCACGACAACGCGTCTGCGCGGAAGTTCCTGGACGCGGCGCGGCAGACCGGAGACCAGATGCTGTTCTACACAGTGTTTAGGTCGTTCCAGCAGAGAAACCAGCGACTCAGGGGAAGCCCCGCCTTCAACCCAGGTGAGCACTGCGAGGAGCACGTGGCTCACTTCAAGCAGCTGTTTGGGGAGCAGGCGCTGATGAAGCCCTCCACCGTGTGA